The Thermacetogenium phaeum DSM 12270 genome segment GGTGGCTTTCGCCTCCTTCAGGCTCTGCTGGCCTTACTGTTGGGAGGTGCCGGAGCGGCCTGGGCTGCGGCCAACGGCAGCGCCGGGAAACCGCTGCTGCTTCTCTCCCTGGCCGGGATGGTGGTCGGGGCGTTGCTGCCGGAGCTCTTCCTGGAGATCAAGATTAATGAAAGGCGCAGGGCTGTAGCGCGCTCCCTCCCCGACGCTCTCGACCTTCTCACCGTGAGCGTGGATGCCGGGCTGGGCTTTGACCTCTCCCTCGTTAAAGTTACCGAGAGATTCCGGGGGGTGCTCTCTGAGGAGCTGAAGCGCCTCCTCCAGGAAATGAAACTGGGGGTGCCCCGGCGGGAGGCCCTGCAGAACCTGGCCAAACGAACGGGAGAGGAGAATCTGACGAGCTTTGTCAACTCGCTGGTGCAGGCGGAGCATCTGGGGGTCAGCATCAGCAATATTCTGCGGCTGCAGTCCGCGGAGATGCGCCGCAGGAGGCGCCAGCGGGCTGAGGAACTGGCGATGCAGGCCCCCGTCAAAATGCTGTTTCCTCTGATTTTTTTCATTTTCCCCGCCCTCTTCGTGGTGCTGCTCGGTCCCGCTCTGATCCAGATCCTAAGACACCTGTGAAAAGCGGCTCTGCTCCGGCGGCTGCCGATACCTGCCGGAGGCGGATAACGCAATTGTGGCTGCAGCGGCAGGAGGCGGCTGCAAACGCCTTTGCTTTTGGATGCCTTCTAACGGGATGGGTCTTTAACAAGAGAGTGAATGAAACAAGGGGGAATGTTCGTGGAGATTTATAATACCACACGACAAGTTGTGCTGGCGGAGGACGTCCAGGTCGCCGTAAACTTCTTCGACCGGCTCAAGGGATTGCTGGGAAGGCGG includes the following:
- a CDS encoding type II secretion system F family protein; protein product: MLVPVLALVFLSCCLLFLGILRLLFQDRLLVAERLQRIKGGEKAPRLREELKQPLLARIGKPAWHRLSGFFTRRMSGEKREQFRRRLEAAGNPAGLEPGGFRLLQALLALLLGGAGAAWAAANGSAGKPLLLLSLAGMVVGALLPELFLEIKINERRRAVARSLPDALDLLTVSVDAGLGFDLSLVKVTERFRGVLSEELKRLLQEMKLGVPRREALQNLAKRTGEENLTSFVNSLVQAEHLGVSISNILRLQSAEMRRRRRQRAEELAMQAPVKMLFPLIFFIFPALFVVLLGPALIQILRHL